A window of Pseudodesulfovibrio hydrargyri contains these coding sequences:
- a CDS encoding ABC transporter ATP-binding protein, which produces MSDEKRTIVRVIGVKKTFTMGKVELEALKGVDLEIFAGEYISIMGPSGSGKSTLFNMIGGLDKPTEGKVFIDEVDISQLDAFELAWLRNRKIGYIFQTFNLIPVMTALENVTLPMTFAGMNADDAQDKGIELLKLVGLGERFQHKPLELSGGQQQRVAVARSLANDPSIVLADEPTGNLDLSTGEEIIELLQMLSQERGVTVISATHDYKMLNVSDRVVWVRDGQVDRIERREELDISIGGIGEKLTGHREPGA; this is translated from the coding sequence ATGAGTGACGAAAAACGCACCATCGTCCGCGTCATCGGCGTGAAGAAGACCTTCACCATGGGCAAGGTCGAGCTCGAGGCCCTCAAGGGCGTGGACCTCGAGATATTCGCCGGGGAATACATCTCCATCATGGGGCCGTCCGGCTCGGGCAAGTCCACCCTGTTCAACATGATCGGCGGCCTGGACAAGCCCACCGAAGGCAAGGTCTTCATCGACGAGGTGGACATCTCCCAGCTGGACGCCTTCGAACTGGCCTGGTTGCGCAACCGCAAGATCGGCTACATCTTCCAGACCTTCAACCTCATCCCGGTGATGACCGCCCTGGAGAACGTCACCCTGCCCATGACGTTCGCGGGCATGAACGCGGACGACGCCCAGGACAAGGGCATCGAACTGCTCAAGCTGGTCGGGTTGGGCGAGCGCTTCCAGCACAAGCCGCTGGAGCTGTCCGGCGGCCAGCAGCAGCGCGTGGCCGTGGCCCGCTCTCTGGCCAACGACCCATCCATCGTCCTGGCCGACGAGCCCACCGGCAATCTGGACCTGTCCACGGGCGAGGAGATCATCGAATTGTTGCAGATGCTCTCCCAGGAACGCGGGGTCACGGTCATCTCGGCCACCCACGACTACAAGATGCTCAACGTGTCCGACCGCGTGGTCTGGGTGCGCGACGGCCAGGTGGACCGCATTGAGCGGCGCGAGGAACTGGACATCTCCATCGGCGGCATCGGCGAAAAGCTGACCGGCCACAGGGAACCCGGAGCGTAG
- a CDS encoding ABC transporter permease: MNKPERLISLPFSKSLEISYKSLKVRFFRSMITVSSLVLAVSFLSFVLVNLDIATGMLLHGGREAARALSLAGYDVDMAQGAVAMSAKERWIVILSLLVCTVGIVNAQLMSVTERFSEIGVMKCLGALDSMILRLFLMEAAMQGLAGAFAGALLGCLFSLLTGAVRFGFASLASLPAVSLLGSVGLATLAGCGLSLLGVLYPAWLAARMDPIKAIRAEH; encoded by the coding sequence ATGAACAAACCGGAACGACTCATCTCGCTGCCGTTCTCGAAGTCTCTCGAGATCAGCTACAAGAGCCTGAAGGTCCGTTTTTTTCGCTCCATGATCACGGTGTCCAGCCTGGTACTGGCCGTCTCGTTCCTGAGTTTCGTGCTGGTCAACCTGGACATCGCCACGGGCATGCTCCTGCACGGCGGCCGGGAGGCGGCCCGGGCCCTGTCCCTGGCGGGCTACGACGTGGACATGGCCCAGGGGGCCGTGGCCATGTCGGCCAAGGAGCGCTGGATCGTCATCCTGTCCCTGCTGGTCTGCACCGTGGGCATCGTCAACGCCCAGCTGATGTCCGTGACCGAGCGGTTCTCCGAGATCGGAGTCATGAAATGCCTGGGCGCCCTGGATTCCATGATCCTGCGCCTGTTTCTGATGGAAGCGGCCATGCAGGGGCTGGCCGGGGCGTTCGCGGGCGCGCTCCTGGGCTGCCTGTTTTCCCTGCTGACCGGGGCCGTGCGCTTCGGCTTCGCGTCCCTGGCAAGCCTGCCGGCCGTCTCCCTGCTCGGCTCCGTGGGGCTGGCCACCCTGGCGGGCTGCGGCCTGAGCCTGCTGGGCGTGCTCTACCCCGCCTGGCTGGCGGCGCGGATGGACCCGATCAAGGCCATTCGGGCGGAACATTGA
- a CDS encoding PP2C family protein-serine/threonine phosphatase, giving the protein MAWLPVWELGLVILIPMTAAWGVRPYVQRRMVERARPLRRPLRQLQMELCLFVAAGVAAGIILFVVYHYPLQDSGLKLVLGLFTVGLFAGLDLGLARERRVIRNALAGDASYAPPSRLISMTRKFSVVAVLVMILSTVIILLVIIRDIGWLATQDLNLETLDMIGRSVLVEILFVMGFLMVMLVNLVVSYARNMRMVLDTQTGVLENVSRGDLSRRVPVTTSDEMGVIAGHTNTMIDRLREGVRMREGLRIAQEVQQHFLPKEAPAMPGLDIAGASLFSDETGGDFFDFIECDPDNCGRLAVAVGDVSGHGIGAALLMTAGRAVIRQNAATPGPAAESIRRANLHLSRDIGDTGRFMTLFFMVADPAEGTLTWVNAGQQPAQLYDPATDSFSELKGVDIPLGVEPGWDYHEQSMELPGPGRILCVTTDGIWEARGPDGSMFGRERLRRIIRDNRDGSAREILSAVSGRVVEFSGPDGREDDLTLVVIKGVAH; this is encoded by the coding sequence ATGGCCTGGCTCCCGGTCTGGGAGCTCGGATTGGTCATTTTGATCCCCATGACCGCGGCCTGGGGCGTGCGGCCCTACGTCCAACGCCGGATGGTCGAGCGGGCCCGCCCGTTGCGCCGCCCCCTGCGCCAGCTGCAAATGGAACTCTGCCTGTTCGTCGCCGCCGGGGTCGCGGCCGGAATCATCCTCTTCGTCGTCTACCATTACCCGCTCCAGGACAGCGGCCTCAAGCTGGTCCTGGGTCTCTTCACCGTGGGGCTCTTCGCCGGGCTGGACCTGGGCTTGGCCCGCGAGCGCCGGGTCATCCGCAACGCCCTGGCGGGCGACGCCAGCTACGCCCCGCCCTCCCGGCTCATCTCCATGACCCGCAAATTCTCCGTGGTGGCCGTGCTCGTCATGATCCTGAGCACGGTCATCATCCTGCTGGTCATCATCCGCGACATCGGCTGGCTGGCCACCCAGGACCTGAACCTCGAGACCCTGGACATGATCGGCCGCTCTGTCCTGGTGGAGATCCTCTTCGTCATGGGCTTTCTCATGGTCATGCTCGTCAACCTGGTGGTCTCCTACGCCCGGAACATGCGCATGGTCCTGGACACCCAGACCGGGGTCCTGGAAAACGTCAGCCGGGGCGACCTGTCCCGGCGCGTGCCCGTGACCACGTCCGACGAGATGGGGGTCATCGCCGGGCACACCAACACCATGATCGACCGGCTGCGGGAGGGCGTGCGCATGCGCGAGGGGCTGCGCATCGCCCAGGAGGTCCAGCAGCACTTCCTGCCCAAGGAGGCCCCGGCCATGCCCGGCCTGGACATCGCGGGCGCAAGCCTGTTCTCGGACGAGACCGGCGGCGACTTCTTCGACTTCATCGAATGCGACCCGGACAACTGCGGCAGGCTGGCCGTGGCCGTGGGCGACGTCTCGGGCCACGGCATCGGCGCGGCCCTGCTCATGACCGCGGGCCGGGCCGTCATCCGCCAGAACGCGGCCACGCCGGGCCCGGCCGCCGAGAGCATCCGCCGGGCCAACCTGCACCTGAGCCGCGACATCGGCGACACCGGGCGGTTCATGACCCTGTTCTTCATGGTCGCGGACCCGGCCGAGGGAACCCTCACCTGGGTCAACGCGGGCCAGCAGCCCGCGCAGCTGTACGACCCGGCCACGGACTCTTTCAGCGAGCTCAAGGGCGTGGATATTCCGCTCGGCGTGGAGCCCGGCTGGGACTACCACGAACAGTCCATGGAACTGCCCGGGCCGGGCCGGATCCTGTGCGTCACCACGGACGGAATATGGGAGGCGCGCGGCCCGGACGGGAGCATGTTCGGCCGCGAGCGGTTGCGCCGGATCATCCGGGACAACCGGGACGGGAGCGCGCGGGAGATTTTGTCGGCCGTCAGCGGACGGGTGGTCGAATTCTCCGGGCCCGATGGGCGCGAGGACGACCTGACCCTGGTCGTGATCAAGGGCGTGGCGCACTAA
- a CDS encoding PqqD family protein, with protein sequence MFRKKRPEPTISRAEALRMVPMRNEAVAVTELPEGLVRLAYPLAVKPWFGRLADKVGLWDGSPMTKTVELDEMGTFVWRHIDGERSVRDIAEAFAETYQVQPRESELAVTAFIKTIGQRGIIGLK encoded by the coding sequence TTGTTCCGGAAGAAACGGCCTGAGCCGACCATATCCCGCGCCGAGGCCCTGCGCATGGTCCCGATGCGCAACGAGGCCGTGGCCGTCACCGAGCTGCCGGAGGGCCTGGTCCGGCTCGCCTATCCCCTGGCCGTCAAGCCGTGGTTCGGCCGGTTGGCCGACAAGGTCGGCCTGTGGGACGGCAGCCCCATGACCAAGACCGTGGAGCTCGACGAGATGGGCACATTCGTCTGGCGCCATATCGACGGCGAGCGGTCCGTGCGCGACATCGCCGAGGCGTTCGCCGAGACGTACCAGGTCCAGCCCCGGGAGTCGGAACTGGCGGTGACCGCGTTCATCAAGACGATCGGGCAGCGCGGAATAATCGGTCTGAAATAG
- a CDS encoding DUF4911 domain-containing protein, protein MASPSRRRPRKRVCPPPPQWSGRTYVRIDPSDIGLFRFLLEGYDNLGVFTVVNKFKGILLLRYSPHLAREMRVFLKAAATEMKVEILPAPLKDS, encoded by the coding sequence ATGGCATCCCCGTCCCGCCGCAGGCCCCGGAAAAGGGTCTGCCCCCCTCCCCCGCAGTGGTCCGGGCGGACCTACGTGCGCATCGACCCGAGCGACATCGGGCTCTTCCGCTTCCTGCTGGAAGGCTACGACAACCTCGGCGTGTTCACCGTGGTCAACAAGTTCAAGGGGATTCTCCTGCTCCGCTACAGCCCGCACCTGGCCCGCGAGATGCGCGTCTTCCTCAAGGCGGCGGCCACCGAGATGAAGGTGGAGATACTGCCCGCGCCCCTGAAGGATTCCTGA
- a CDS encoding HD-GYP domain-containing protein, whose translation MGNTPSAGNGEHKANNGNGQGMVKVSPYMVIPSRVGGFSLYLKQGGKLVLYAEKGELFTDEHKQRLGLLGVDHLYVRAADYVHFTRYVQENILDLMDDEAIPVGERARIWSDATVSLAREAFDRSLPKPVDKRRFQRIRSLIADSLRFLSRDDALKELSRFIREGEEIFQHGIGVMVLTVTTLCSFMKEDSDLLVAVGMGAILHDIGKLELPQDIFNKKFDTLSRADRDLVKSHPALGVGVCSALPLPQETLQCILFHHEREDGLGYPSGSTGNMLPSYVKALILCNEYDTLTRGREGRKLTPFEALARIKSMRSAYDMDMLRRLIEVLAKADLTS comes from the coding sequence ATGGGCAACACCCCTTCCGCCGGAAACGGCGAACATAAAGCCAACAACGGCAACGGCCAGGGCATGGTCAAGGTCTCGCCCTACATGGTCATCCCCTCCCGCGTGGGCGGCTTTTCCCTGTACCTGAAACAGGGCGGCAAGCTCGTCCTGTACGCGGAAAAGGGCGAGCTGTTCACCGACGAGCACAAGCAGCGCCTCGGCCTGCTCGGTGTGGACCACCTCTACGTCCGGGCCGCGGACTACGTCCATTTCACCCGCTACGTGCAGGAAAACATTCTCGATCTCATGGACGACGAGGCCATTCCGGTGGGCGAGCGCGCCCGGATATGGAGCGACGCCACCGTGTCCCTGGCCCGCGAGGCGTTCGACCGCTCCCTGCCCAAGCCCGTGGACAAGCGCCGCTTCCAGCGCATCCGCTCGCTCATCGCCGACTCGTTGCGCTTCCTGTCCCGGGACGACGCCCTCAAGGAACTCTCCCGGTTCATCCGCGAGGGCGAGGAGATATTCCAGCACGGCATCGGGGTCATGGTCCTGACAGTGACCACCCTGTGCTCGTTCATGAAGGAGGACTCGGACCTGCTGGTGGCCGTGGGCATGGGGGCCATCCTCCACGACATCGGCAAGCTGGAGCTGCCCCAGGATATATTCAACAAGAAATTCGATACCCTGAGCCGGGCGGACAGGGACCTGGTCAAGTCCCATCCGGCCCTGGGCGTGGGCGTGTGCTCGGCCCTGCCCCTGCCCCAGGAAACGCTGCAGTGCATCCTCTTCCACCACGAGCGCGAGGACGGCCTGGGCTACCCGTCCGGGTCCACCGGCAACATGCTGCCCTCCTACGTCAAGGCGCTCATTTTGTGCAACGAGTACGACACCCTGACGCGCGGCCGGGAAGGCCGCAAGTTGACCCCGTTCGAGGCCCTGGCAAGGATCAAGTCCATGCGCAGCGCATACGACATGGACATGCTCCGGCGGCTGATCGAGGTCCTGGCCAAGGCGGACTTGACCTCGTAG
- the uvrA gene encoding excinuclease ABC subunit UvrA, whose amino-acid sequence MNTTDSKSIHIEGARHHNLKDLTLDIPREKLVVVCGPSGSGKSTLAFDIVYAEGQRRYVESLSAYARQFLPQMDKPDVDKVEGLSPAISLEQQTATRNPRSTVGTVTEVYDFLRVFFARLGKFYCPSCGKPIEAQTTDEIVQTVLAMEQGTKFMLLAPLVEHQKGTHKDLFAKLKKDGFVRVRVGGELYSLDEVPELEKNKKHTIDLVVDRLVIKDGIKKRLADSVELALEKGDERMIVSVVGGDNPGDTFMSTLSTCPSCKISMPRLTPQLFSFNSPQGACPTCNGIGSVEYFEPDLIAPNKGLSLNEGGVIPWNNATRQRQYGPQLKKLGQRHDFTLDTPLDRFSDKAWEALFFGDRTTGWPGVVPILEYGREQAGVWDHWTARFQQSKPCPSCEGARLKPEALAVRVADKNMVEFTSMSIQRALEWLEGLEFSGHDTLISEPLLKELTHRLGFMVNVGLEYLSLGRNMATLSGGEAQRIRLASQLGSGLVGVTYVLDEPSIGLHPRDNQRLIDTLRSLQRRGNTVLVVEHDEPTIREADHVIEIGPSSGWLGGEIVFQGPVDQLLKADSLTGKYLRGDLFIAPPKTRRKPTGHISLKKVQTNNLKDLDVDIPLGVMTCVTGVSGSGKSSLVMDSLYKHLLLRQGQKANDPGKIGGIQGIDKIEKVISIDQSPIGRTPRSNPATYTKIFDEIRKIFAGAKESRTRGYQPGRFSFNVKGGRCEACKGDGQIRVEMHFLPDVYVTCETCKGKRYNAQTLEVEYRGKNIADVLNMTVRQAREFFANHPALMRKLDVLADVGLEYVRLGQPATTLSGGEAQRIKISRELGKRSLPGALYILDEPTTGLHMHEVGKLIRVLHQLVDKNATVIVIEHNTDVIMASDHVIDLGPGGGEHGGRIVASGTPEEIIANPESVTGKFLV is encoded by the coding sequence ATGAACACGACCGACTCCAAATCCATTCATATAGAAGGCGCCCGTCACCACAACCTCAAGGACCTGACCCTGGACATCCCCCGCGAAAAGCTGGTGGTGGTCTGCGGCCCGTCCGGGTCGGGCAAGTCCACGCTGGCGTTCGACATCGTCTATGCCGAGGGCCAGCGCCGCTACGTTGAATCGCTTTCCGCCTACGCGCGCCAGTTCCTGCCCCAGATGGACAAGCCGGACGTGGACAAGGTCGAGGGGCTCTCTCCGGCCATTTCCCTGGAGCAGCAGACCGCCACGCGCAACCCGCGCTCCACGGTGGGCACCGTGACCGAGGTCTACGACTTCCTGCGCGTGTTCTTCGCCCGGCTGGGCAAGTTCTACTGTCCGTCCTGCGGCAAGCCCATCGAGGCCCAGACCACGGACGAGATCGTTCAGACCGTCCTGGCCATGGAGCAGGGCACCAAGTTCATGCTCCTGGCCCCGCTGGTCGAGCACCAGAAGGGCACGCACAAGGACCTCTTCGCCAAGCTCAAGAAGGACGGCTTTGTGCGCGTGCGCGTGGGCGGCGAGCTGTACTCCCTGGACGAGGTGCCCGAGCTCGAGAAGAACAAGAAGCACACCATCGACCTGGTGGTGGACCGGCTGGTCATCAAGGACGGCATCAAGAAGCGGCTGGCCGACTCCGTGGAACTGGCCCTGGAAAAGGGCGACGAGCGCATGATCGTCTCGGTGGTCGGCGGCGACAACCCGGGCGACACCTTCATGTCCACCCTGTCCACCTGCCCGTCGTGCAAGATATCCATGCCGCGCCTGACCCCGCAGCTCTTTTCCTTCAACTCGCCCCAGGGGGCCTGCCCGACCTGCAACGGCATCGGTTCCGTGGAGTATTTCGAGCCCGACCTGATCGCGCCCAACAAGGGGTTGTCCCTCAACGAGGGCGGCGTGATCCCCTGGAACAACGCCACCCGCCAGCGCCAGTACGGGCCGCAGCTCAAGAAGCTCGGCCAGCGGCACGATTTCACCCTGGACACGCCCCTGGACCGGTTTTCGGACAAGGCCTGGGAGGCGCTCTTCTTCGGCGACCGGACCACGGGCTGGCCCGGCGTGGTGCCCATCCTGGAATACGGCCGCGAGCAGGCGGGCGTCTGGGACCACTGGACCGCCCGGTTCCAGCAGTCCAAACCATGTCCGTCCTGCGAAGGCGCGCGCCTCAAGCCCGAGGCCCTGGCCGTGCGCGTGGCCGACAAGAACATGGTCGAGTTCACCTCCATGTCCATCCAGCGCGCCCTGGAATGGCTCGAGGGCCTCGAATTCTCCGGCCACGACACGCTCATCTCCGAGCCGCTCCTCAAGGAGCTGACCCACCGCCTCGGGTTCATGGTCAACGTGGGGTTGGAATATCTGTCGCTGGGCCGGAACATGGCCACGCTCTCGGGCGGCGAGGCCCAGCGCATCCGCCTGGCCTCCCAGCTGGGCTCCGGCCTGGTCGGCGTGACCTACGTGCTCGACGAGCCGTCCATCGGCCTGCACCCGCGCGACAACCAGCGCCTGATCGACACCCTGCGCTCGCTGCAAAGGCGCGGCAACACCGTGCTCGTGGTCGAGCACGACGAGCCGACCATACGCGAGGCGGACCACGTCATCGAGATCGGTCCGTCCTCGGGCTGGCTCGGCGGCGAGATCGTCTTTCAGGGCCCGGTGGACCAGCTGCTCAAGGCCGATTCCCTGACCGGCAAGTACCTGCGCGGCGACCTGTTCATCGCTCCGCCTAAGACCCGTCGCAAACCCACGGGGCACATATCCCTCAAGAAGGTCCAGACCAACAACCTCAAGGACCTGGACGTGGACATCCCGCTCGGGGTCATGACCTGCGTGACCGGCGTGTCCGGCTCGGGCAAGTCGTCCCTGGTCATGGATTCCCTGTACAAGCACCTGCTCCTGCGCCAGGGCCAGAAGGCCAACGACCCCGGCAAGATCGGCGGCATCCAGGGGATCGACAAGATCGAGAAGGTCATCTCCATCGACCAGTCGCCCATCGGCCGCACCCCGCGCTCCAACCCGGCCACCTACACCAAGATATTCGACGAGATCCGCAAGATATTCGCCGGGGCCAAGGAGTCGCGCACGCGCGGCTACCAGCCGGGCCGGTTCTCCTTCAACGTCAAGGGCGGGCGCTGCGAGGCGTGCAAGGGCGACGGCCAGATCCGCGTCGAGATGCACTTTCTGCCCGACGTCTACGTGACCTGCGAAACCTGCAAGGGCAAGCGCTACAACGCCCAGACGCTGGAGGTCGAATACCGGGGCAAGAACATCGCCGACGTGCTCAACATGACCGTGCGCCAGGCGAGAGAGTTCTTCGCCAACCACCCGGCGCTCATGCGCAAGCTCGACGTGCTCGCCGACGTGGGGCTGGAATACGTCCGCCTCGGCCAGCCCGCCACCACCCTGTCCGGCGGCGAGGCCCAGCGCATCAAGATATCCCGCGAGTTGGGCAAGCGCTCCCTGCCCGGCGCGCTCTACATCCTGGACGAGCCCACCACCGGCCTGCACATGCACGAGGTAGGCAAACTCATCCGCGTGCTGCACCAGCTCGTGGACAAGAACGCCACGGTTATCGTCATCGAACACAACACCGACGTGATCATGGCCTCGGACCACGTCATCGACCTCGGCCCGGGCGGCGGCGAACACGGCGGCCGGATCGTGGCCTCCGGCACCCCCGAGGAGATCATCGCCAACCCCGAGTCGGTGACCGGCAAGTTCCTGGTGTAG
- a CDS encoding DUF4410 domain-containing protein: protein MKKFLPLLLLAVLLGACGTHRHDMEFSAGKTAIPASAKYRVEPAEDDTGFTFDEKEESIDIGKAMTDALILKLREENLYAENSVGSFAVKPTVTGYEPGNAFGRWLMPGVGSTKVEVSSAVLDPEQQTIGSIKTRNTVDGGGAFTVGAWKTVFEDAAEEVVKELKESMGLIAESK, encoded by the coding sequence ATGAAGAAGTTTCTCCCGCTCTTGCTCTTGGCCGTTCTGCTCGGCGCGTGCGGAACGCATCGCCATGACATGGAGTTTTCGGCCGGGAAAACGGCCATCCCTGCCTCCGCCAAATACCGCGTTGAGCCCGCAGAGGATGACACGGGCTTTACCTTCGATGAAAAGGAGGAATCCATCGACATAGGGAAGGCCATGACCGACGCGCTTATCCTCAAGCTGCGGGAGGAAAACCTGTACGCGGAAAATTCCGTGGGAAGCTTTGCCGTCAAACCCACGGTCACGGGATACGAGCCGGGCAACGCTTTCGGCCGCTGGCTCATGCCCGGAGTGGGCTCGACCAAGGTCGAGGTCTCAAGCGCTGTACTGGACCCGGAACAACAGACCATAGGCAGTATCAAGACAAGGAACACCGTTGACGGCGGCGGCGCTTTTACCGTCGGGGCCTGGAAAACCGTTTTCGAGGACGCCGCCGAGGAAGTGGTCAAGGAACTCAAGGAGTCCATGGGCTTGATCGCCGAATCCAAATAG
- a CDS encoding YciI family protein: MFILHLTYVKPLSEIDRLIPPHVEYLEKHYAAGTFLFSGRREPRTGGVIIARAGSRAEVEEIIQEDPFLIEGVAEYEIVEFVPTKTAPDLGGYKES; this comes from the coding sequence ATGTTCATTCTCCATCTGACGTATGTGAAGCCCCTCTCCGAGATCGACCGGCTCATTCCGCCGCATGTCGAATATCTTGAAAAGCACTACGCCGCCGGGACGTTCCTGTTTTCCGGGAGGCGGGAGCCGCGCACGGGCGGGGTGATCATCGCCCGGGCCGGGTCGCGGGCCGAGGTGGAGGAGATTATCCAAGAGGACCCGTTCCTTATAGAGGGCGTGGCCGAGTACGAGATCGTGGAGTTCGTGCCGACCAAGACCGCGCCGGACTTAGGCGGCTACAAGGAATCGTAG
- a CDS encoding 3D domain-containing protein, with protein sequence MKRVLIPLLAACLLILLGYAMSQPNRVAFWNSLEVTVTAYNSTRAQTDGNPHRAAWNNRLKPGMKAIAVSRDLIKLGLDNRTEVWIEGFDGPYLVLDKMNRRYRRRIDIYLGRDVRAAREFGRRKTRIYWR encoded by the coding sequence ATGAAGCGCGTCCTCATCCCCCTGCTCGCCGCCTGCCTGCTCATCCTGCTCGGCTACGCCATGAGCCAGCCCAACCGGGTGGCCTTCTGGAACAGCCTGGAGGTCACGGTCACGGCCTACAACTCCACCCGCGCCCAGACCGACGGCAACCCGCACCGCGCGGCCTGGAACAATCGCCTCAAGCCCGGCATGAAGGCCATCGCGGTCTCCCGCGACCTGATAAAACTCGGCCTGGACAACCGGACCGAGGTCTGGATCGAGGGCTTCGACGGCCCCTACCTGGTCCTGGACAAGATGAACCGGCGCTACCGGCGGCGCATCGACATCTACCTCGGCCGGGACGTCCGCGCGGCCCGCGAGTTCGGCCGCCGCAAGACGCGGATTTACTGGCGCTAG
- a CDS encoding substrate-binding periplasmic protein yields the protein MAMRTVLFHRPRFGSVARFVLFAVAAWCLSSVAPGLARGPYRIGYTPSARIHVEARDRLEAAYERAGLAVEFVPLPQKRSLVQAVDGVIDGDVGRIPGLERKFPTLVRVDVKLLDLVGVAYVVKGQRMGDYRPELLATLRAGAVRGVLWAEKVMDGHRLEQVNNYETLFGMLLEGRIDLALASRLSAEDVFRADRARYARIRGLDPPVYHVPFYHYVNIACADIVPRLEKALRELRAEGHWREDDGN from the coding sequence ATGGCAATGAGAACCGTCCTGTTCCATAGGCCGCGTTTCGGGTCCGTGGCCCGTTTCGTCCTGTTCGCCGTCGCGGCGTGGTGCCTGTCGTCCGTGGCGCCGGGTCTTGCGCGCGGGCCGTACCGCATCGGCTACACCCCGAGCGCCCGGATTCACGTGGAGGCCAGGGACAGGCTGGAGGCGGCCTACGAGCGGGCCGGATTGGCGGTGGAGTTCGTGCCCCTGCCGCAGAAGCGGTCCCTGGTCCAGGCCGTGGACGGGGTCATCGACGGCGACGTCGGGCGCATCCCCGGCCTGGAAAGGAAGTTCCCCACCCTGGTGCGGGTGGACGTCAAGCTCTTGGACCTGGTCGGGGTGGCCTACGTGGTCAAGGGACAGCGGATGGGGGACTACCGGCCGGAATTGCTCGCGACCCTGCGGGCCGGGGCGGTGCGCGGCGTGCTCTGGGCCGAGAAGGTCATGGACGGGCACCGTCTGGAGCAGGTCAACAACTACGAGACCCTGTTCGGGATGCTCCTGGAGGGACGCATCGATCTGGCCCTGGCGAGCCGGCTCAGCGCCGAGGACGTCTTCCGCGCCGACAGGGCGCGCTACGCCCGGATTCGCGGACTGGACCCGCCCGTGTATCACGTGCCTTTCTACCACTACGTCAACATTGCGTGCGCGGACATCGTGCCGAGACTGGAAAAGGCCCTGCGCGAACTGCGCGCCGAGGGCCACTGGCGGGAGGATGACGGGAACTGA
- a CDS encoding substrate-binding periplasmic protein: MRSVPHTTPRFGAMTGFVLSVAAVAALCLAFALSCPARSPYRIGYNPGALVSVEAKNRLAAVYERAGLPVEFVPMPEKRSLYLAAEGALDGDAGRVAGLESRFPAMVRVNVKLMDFCGAAYVLAGRDDVGGYREGMLKGMKVGSLYGIVWADKIMKGRFLEQVTSYDALFSMLLEGRIDIVLCSRSGAEKAIAAHPGRYGGIRQLEPLVYREPFYHYLHRNNADIVPRLEKALRELHAEEHWRELDGN, from the coding sequence ATGAGGTCCGTCCCGCACACCACGCCCCGTTTCGGCGCCATGACCGGATTCGTCCTGTCCGTCGCCGCCGTGGCCGCACTGTGCCTGGCGTTCGCGCTGTCGTGTCCGGCCCGGAGTCCGTACCGCATCGGCTACAATCCCGGCGCGCTGGTTTCCGTGGAGGCCAAAAATCGCTTGGCGGCGGTCTACGAACGGGCCGGGCTGCCGGTGGAGTTTGTGCCCATGCCCGAGAAGCGCTCGTTGTATCTGGCGGCGGAAGGGGCGCTGGACGGGGACGCCGGGCGCGTCGCCGGTCTGGAAAGCCGTTTCCCTGCCATGGTCCGGGTGAACGTCAAGCTCATGGATTTTTGCGGCGCGGCCTACGTGCTCGCGGGGCGGGATGATGTCGGCGGGTACCGCGAAGGGATGCTCAAGGGCATGAAGGTGGGCTCCCTGTACGGGATCGTCTGGGCCGACAAGATCATGAAGGGGCGTTTTCTGGAACAGGTCACGTCGTACGACGCCCTGTTCAGCATGCTCCTGGAGGGGCGCATCGACATCGTCCTGTGCAGCCGGAGCGGCGCGGAGAAAGCCATCGCCGCCCACCCCGGGCGGTATGGCGGCATCCGCCAGCTGGAGCCGCTCGTGTACCGGGAGCCGTTCTACCACTATCTCCACAGGAACAACGCGGACATCGTGCCGCGGTTGGAAAAGGCCCTGCGCGAACTGCACGCCGAGGAGCACTGGCGCGAGCTGGACGGCAATTAG